One Amaranthus tricolor cultivar Red isolate AtriRed21 chromosome 10, ASM2621246v1, whole genome shotgun sequence genomic window carries:
- the LOC130825136 gene encoding probable disease resistance RPP8-like protein 2 isoform X1 has translation MIIGDPAASVGKPFQKQDHRKDEAQIRNEISLSIPPPAFISNSDPPLRSEMDKFAVCSAAQRIEYWLNIDPEPFSKVSKEQLSDLQNVLLKIQDLLGDNEVCRNTDESAQIEEAANDVEDVFDTFVYNARSVHNSFGIAKIGASMFNILISPDIFSFKIQSIQQRLEEAVVKLDGKVKGVDLRHIHSGGHAHEGKSMYGDNEYIVGLQGDIEEMVHHLTSGENEVEDPPYLFFIVGGPSSGKTTLARQLYNNTLVRQHFHNFIWFGQSKVNLHTLNYFQRHVLFELIGISNTKKEETWINVIGKCLIILDEIPCSMRETLEDLLRTFPTGLNGTKIIITGSNEEYDIFKNDLRCYFHQFKGKLNNEQGWDLLCHLAASRKQNIKIPENLAKNMLRICEGKPISIKLLSGVLSTKPKGMEFILDNDIKFKDVYELCYEDLHYLLKACFLYLGVFPPKHEISASIYQRMWIAEGFVSNSSENEVMQYIEELSRRHLIQVTKRNHKDRIKIFQVSNLVYEFCLTKAREENFLHIESRQFLKSSINSRKIISRSRLCKKSQESYIKSLSLFHYQGAEDNRFRFGTIYKDLKLLRVLSLWGVFTSDNALPDMIGKLVHLSYLGIRNTNIDTIPQSIENLKKLLTLDWRGVHSGRDWSAGALITMPNVLWKMEQLRHLYIPKGRSLRNTFKLHTLNNLHTLWRVGVNEWFEDDLQLWNFPNLHKLYVFRIYWRHQLDMIFECLKKSPNLKNLKLEWDTWSGKSNKLEYFDQLSQDFYQLSSLTLRGPIEEKVSLRFPPTLVELELKNSGITTQDPVPIIENCCPKLKVLRLKNNAYLGTEMRFCAGKFLSLVELVIEGMYELETWVIETGALPRLEKLLLKCRTKLERLPEGIRFITTLRELELNFMPRSFCEKLVHVEQDYLTSVVDKIKGEDFYLIQHVPDIKFTEILDKPEVRQFIYNFFT, from the exons GATCAGAGATGGATAAGTTTGCTGTATGTTCAGCTGCTCAAAGAATTGAATATTGGCTTAATATTGATCCTGAACCTTTTTCAAAGGTATCAAAGGAACAATTATCAGATCTTCAAAATGTGCTGCTAAAGATTCAAGACTTGCTCGGAGATAATGAAGTTTGTAGGAATACAGATGAATCTGCTCAAATTGAAGAGGCAGCTAACGATGTTGAAGATGTGTTTGATACCTTTGTTTATAACGCGAGATCCGTCCACAACTCTTTCGGGATAGCAAAGATTGGTGCCTCCATGTTCAATATTCTGATCAGTCCAGACATTTTCAGCTTCAAGATACAATCAATTCAACAGCGCCTCGAAGAAGCAGTGGTCAAGCTCGATGGGAAAGTGAAAGGAGTTGATCTGCGTCATATACATTCAG GTGGCCATGCTCATGAAGGAAAATCAATGTATGGAGATAATGAATACATAGTCGGATTACAAGGAGATATCGAGGAAATGGTTCATCACTTGACCAGCGGAGAAAATGAAGTTGAAGATCCACCCTACTTATTCTTTATAGTTGGAGGCCCAAGTTCAGGCAAAACTACTTTGGCAAGGCAACTTTATAACAACACTTTAGTAAGGCAGCATTTCCACAATTTTATCTGGTTTGGCCAGTCAAAAGTAAACCTGCATACACTTAATTATTTTCAACGCCACGTCCTATTCGAGCTAATAGGAATATCCAATACTAAGAAGGAAGAAACTTGGATTAACGTCATTGGCAAGTGTTTGATAATTCTTGATGAAATCCCATGCAGTATGAGAGAAACTCTTGAAGATTTGTTGCGAACCTTCCCAACAGGACTGAATGGCACGAAGATCATTATCACGGGTAGCAATGAAGAGTACGACATATTTAAGAATGATTTGCGTTGTtatttccatcaatttaagggcaaactcaacaatgaacaagggtGGGATCTGTTATGCCATTTAGCAGCTTCCcgcaaacaaaatataaaaataccaGAGAACTTAGCAAAGAATATGTTGCGCATATGTGAAGGGAAGCCCATAAGTATTAAGCTTTTGAGTGGTGTATTAAGCACCAAGCCCAAAGGGATGGAATTCATCTTAGATAACGATATCAAATTCAAAGATGTGTACGAGTTATGTTATGAGGATTTACATTACCTTTTAAAAGCTTGCTTTCTGTATTTGGGAGTTTTCCCACCAAAACATGAAATTTCTGCGAGCATTTATCAAAGAATGTGGATTGCAGAAGGATTTGTTAGTAATTCTTCTGAAAATGAAGTCATGCAGTACATAGAAGAGTTGAGTCGTCGACACTTGATCCAGGTTACCAAGAGAAACCACAAAGATAGAATTAAGATTTTTCAGGTATCGAATCTGGTTTATGAATTTTGTCTTACAAAAGCACGGGAGGAGaactttcttcatattgaatcTCGTCAATTTCTTAAGTCATCCATCAACTCTCGAAAAATTATCTCTCGTTCCAG GTTGTGCAAGAAAAGCCAAGAATCATATATCAAATCACTTTCACTCTTTCACTACCAAGGAGCAGAAGATAATAGATTTAGGTTCGGAACTATTTACAAGGATTTAAAATTACTAAGAGTCTTGAGTCTTTGGGGTGTTTTCACTTCTGATAATGCCTTGCCTGATATGATAGGAAAGTTGGTACATCTAAGCTATCTTGGAATAAGGAATACCAACATTGATACAATTCCCCAATCTATCGAAAACTTGAAAAAGTTATTGACATTAGACTGGAGAGGAGTACATTCTGGCCGAGATTGGTCTGCGGGAGCCCTAATAACAATGCCAAATGTGCTATGGAAGATGGAGCAACTTAGACATCTTTATATACCAAAAGGCAGGTCTCtaaggaacacattcaaattgcACACTTTAAATAACTTGCATACTTTATGGAGAGTAGGGGTTAATGAATGGTTTGAAGACGACTTACAACTGTGGAACTTCCCTAATCTTCATAAGTTGTATGTATTCAGGATATATTGGAGGCATCAATTAGACATGATATTCGAATGTTTGAAGAAGTCcccaaatttgaaaaatttaaagCTGGAGTGGGATACCTGGAGTGGGAAATCAAATAAGCTTGAATACTTTGATCAACTCAGCCAAGATTTTTACCAGCTAAGTTCGCTAACATTGAGGGGTCCAATTGAAGAAAAAGTTTCCCTTCGTTTCCCCCCTACTCTTGTAGAGTTGGAGTTGAAAAACAGCGGTATTACAACCCAGGATCCTGTGCCaataattgaaaattgttgTCCCAAACTGAAAGTTCTCAGATTAAAAAATAACGCATACCTCGGGACAGAGATGAGGTTTTGTGCTGGTAAGTTTCTGTCGTTAGTTGAGCTTGTAATTGAGGGTATGTATGAACTTGAAACATGGGTGATTGAAACGGGTGCACTTCCTCGTTTGGAAAAGCTACTCCTCAAATGTCGTACTAAGTTAGAAAGATTGCCAGAAGGGATTAGATTCATTACTACTCTCCGAGAGTTAGAATTGAATTTCATGCCTAGAAGTTTCTGTGAAAAACTTGTTCATGTGGAACAAGACTACTTAACAAGCGTTGTTGATAAAATTAAAGGGGAGGATTTCTACCTTATTCAGCATGTTCCTGACATAAAATTCACTGAAATTTTGGATAAGCCAGAGGTACGCCagtttatttacaatttttttacttaa
- the LOC130825136 gene encoding probable disease resistance RPP8-like protein 2 isoform X2 — translation MIIGDPAASVGKPFQKQDHRKDEAQIRNEISLSIPPPAFISNSDPPLRSEMDKFAVCSAAQRIEYWLNIDPEPFSKVSKEQLSDLQNVLLKIQDLLGDNEVCRNTDESAQIEEAANDVEDVFDTFVYNARSVHNSFGIAKIGASMFNILISPDIFSFKIQSIQQRLEEAVVKLDGKVKGVDLRHIHSGGHAHEGKSMYGDNEYIVGLQGDIEEMVHHLTSGENEVEDPPYLFFIVGGPSSGKTTLARQLYNNTLVRQHFHNFIWFGQSKVNLHTLNYFQRHVLFELIGISNTKKEETWINVIGKCLIILDEIPCSMRETLEDLLRTFPTGLNGTKIIITGSNEEYDIFKNDLRCYFHQFKGKLNNEQGWDLLCHLAASRKQNIKIPENLAKNMLRICEGKPISIKLLSGVLSTKPKGMEFILDNDIKFKDVYELCYEDLHYLLKACFLYLGVFPPKHEISASIYQRMWIAEGFVSNSSENEVMQYIEELSRRHLIQVTKRNHKDRIKIFQVSNLVYEFCLTKAREENFLHIESRQFLKSSINSRKIISRSRLCKKSQESYIKSLSLFHYQGAEDNRFRFGTIYKDLKLLRVLSLWGVFTSDNALPDMIGKLVHLSYLGIRNTNIDTIPQSIENLKKLLTLDWRGVHSGRDWSAGALITMPNVLWKMEQLRHLYIPKGRSLRNTFKLHTLNNLHTLWRVGVNEWFEDDLQLWNFPNLHKLYVFRIYWRHQLDMIFECLKKSPNLKNLKLEWDTWSGKSNKLEYFDQLSQDFYQLSSLTLRGPIEEKVSLRFPPTLVELELKNSGITTQDPVPIIENCCPKLKVLRLKNNAYLGTEMRFCAGKFLSLVELVIEGMYELETWVIETGALPRLEKLLLKCRTKLERLPEGIRFITTLRELELNFMPRSFCEKLVHVEQDYLTSVVDKIKGEDFYLIQHVPDIKFTEILDKPEVGMTKRGI, via the exons GATCAGAGATGGATAAGTTTGCTGTATGTTCAGCTGCTCAAAGAATTGAATATTGGCTTAATATTGATCCTGAACCTTTTTCAAAGGTATCAAAGGAACAATTATCAGATCTTCAAAATGTGCTGCTAAAGATTCAAGACTTGCTCGGAGATAATGAAGTTTGTAGGAATACAGATGAATCTGCTCAAATTGAAGAGGCAGCTAACGATGTTGAAGATGTGTTTGATACCTTTGTTTATAACGCGAGATCCGTCCACAACTCTTTCGGGATAGCAAAGATTGGTGCCTCCATGTTCAATATTCTGATCAGTCCAGACATTTTCAGCTTCAAGATACAATCAATTCAACAGCGCCTCGAAGAAGCAGTGGTCAAGCTCGATGGGAAAGTGAAAGGAGTTGATCTGCGTCATATACATTCAG GTGGCCATGCTCATGAAGGAAAATCAATGTATGGAGATAATGAATACATAGTCGGATTACAAGGAGATATCGAGGAAATGGTTCATCACTTGACCAGCGGAGAAAATGAAGTTGAAGATCCACCCTACTTATTCTTTATAGTTGGAGGCCCAAGTTCAGGCAAAACTACTTTGGCAAGGCAACTTTATAACAACACTTTAGTAAGGCAGCATTTCCACAATTTTATCTGGTTTGGCCAGTCAAAAGTAAACCTGCATACACTTAATTATTTTCAACGCCACGTCCTATTCGAGCTAATAGGAATATCCAATACTAAGAAGGAAGAAACTTGGATTAACGTCATTGGCAAGTGTTTGATAATTCTTGATGAAATCCCATGCAGTATGAGAGAAACTCTTGAAGATTTGTTGCGAACCTTCCCAACAGGACTGAATGGCACGAAGATCATTATCACGGGTAGCAATGAAGAGTACGACATATTTAAGAATGATTTGCGTTGTtatttccatcaatttaagggcaaactcaacaatgaacaagggtGGGATCTGTTATGCCATTTAGCAGCTTCCcgcaaacaaaatataaaaataccaGAGAACTTAGCAAAGAATATGTTGCGCATATGTGAAGGGAAGCCCATAAGTATTAAGCTTTTGAGTGGTGTATTAAGCACCAAGCCCAAAGGGATGGAATTCATCTTAGATAACGATATCAAATTCAAAGATGTGTACGAGTTATGTTATGAGGATTTACATTACCTTTTAAAAGCTTGCTTTCTGTATTTGGGAGTTTTCCCACCAAAACATGAAATTTCTGCGAGCATTTATCAAAGAATGTGGATTGCAGAAGGATTTGTTAGTAATTCTTCTGAAAATGAAGTCATGCAGTACATAGAAGAGTTGAGTCGTCGACACTTGATCCAGGTTACCAAGAGAAACCACAAAGATAGAATTAAGATTTTTCAGGTATCGAATCTGGTTTATGAATTTTGTCTTACAAAAGCACGGGAGGAGaactttcttcatattgaatcTCGTCAATTTCTTAAGTCATCCATCAACTCTCGAAAAATTATCTCTCGTTCCAG GTTGTGCAAGAAAAGCCAAGAATCATATATCAAATCACTTTCACTCTTTCACTACCAAGGAGCAGAAGATAATAGATTTAGGTTCGGAACTATTTACAAGGATTTAAAATTACTAAGAGTCTTGAGTCTTTGGGGTGTTTTCACTTCTGATAATGCCTTGCCTGATATGATAGGAAAGTTGGTACATCTAAGCTATCTTGGAATAAGGAATACCAACATTGATACAATTCCCCAATCTATCGAAAACTTGAAAAAGTTATTGACATTAGACTGGAGAGGAGTACATTCTGGCCGAGATTGGTCTGCGGGAGCCCTAATAACAATGCCAAATGTGCTATGGAAGATGGAGCAACTTAGACATCTTTATATACCAAAAGGCAGGTCTCtaaggaacacattcaaattgcACACTTTAAATAACTTGCATACTTTATGGAGAGTAGGGGTTAATGAATGGTTTGAAGACGACTTACAACTGTGGAACTTCCCTAATCTTCATAAGTTGTATGTATTCAGGATATATTGGAGGCATCAATTAGACATGATATTCGAATGTTTGAAGAAGTCcccaaatttgaaaaatttaaagCTGGAGTGGGATACCTGGAGTGGGAAATCAAATAAGCTTGAATACTTTGATCAACTCAGCCAAGATTTTTACCAGCTAAGTTCGCTAACATTGAGGGGTCCAATTGAAGAAAAAGTTTCCCTTCGTTTCCCCCCTACTCTTGTAGAGTTGGAGTTGAAAAACAGCGGTATTACAACCCAGGATCCTGTGCCaataattgaaaattgttgTCCCAAACTGAAAGTTCTCAGATTAAAAAATAACGCATACCTCGGGACAGAGATGAGGTTTTGTGCTGGTAAGTTTCTGTCGTTAGTTGAGCTTGTAATTGAGGGTATGTATGAACTTGAAACATGGGTGATTGAAACGGGTGCACTTCCTCGTTTGGAAAAGCTACTCCTCAAATGTCGTACTAAGTTAGAAAGATTGCCAGAAGGGATTAGATTCATTACTACTCTCCGAGAGTTAGAATTGAATTTCATGCCTAGAAGTTTCTGTGAAAAACTTGTTCATGTGGAACAAGACTACTTAACAAGCGTTGTTGATAAAATTAAAGGGGAGGATTTCTACCTTATTCAGCATGTTCCTGACATAAAATTCACTGAAATTTTGGATAAGCCAGAG GTAGGAATGACTAAAAGGGGAATTTAG
- the LOC130825136 gene encoding probable disease resistance RPP8-like protein 2 isoform X3: MIIGDPAASVGKPFQKQDHRKDEAQIRNEISLSIPPPAFISNSDPPLRSEMDKFAVCSAAQRIEYWLNIDPEPFSKVSKEQLSDLQNVLLKIQDLLGDNEVCRNTDESAQIEEAANDVEDVFDTFVYNARSVHNSFGIAKIGASMFNILISPDIFSFKIQSIQQRLEEAVVKLDGKVKGVDLRHIHSGGHAHEGKSMYGDNEYIVGLQGDIEEMVHHLTSGENEVEDPPYLFFIVGGPSSGKTTLARQLYNNTLVRQHFHNFIWFGQSKVNLHTLNYFQRHVLFELIGISNTKKEETWINVIGKCLIILDEIPCSMRETLEDLLRTFPTGLNGTKIIITGSNEEYDIFKNDLRCYFHQFKGKLNNEQGWDLLCHLAASRKQNIKIPENLAKNMLRICEGKPISIKLLSGVLSTKPKGMEFILDNDIKFKDVYELCYEDLHYLLKACFLYLGVFPPKHEISASIYQRMWIAEGFVSNSSENEVMQYIEELSRRHLIQVTKRNHKDRIKIFQVSNLVYEFCLTKAREENFLHIESRQFLKSSINSRKIISRSRLCKKSQESYIKSLSLFHYQGAEDNRFRFGTIYKDLKLLRVLSLWGVFTSDNALPDMIGKLVHLSYLGIRNTNIDTIPQSIENLKKLLTLDWRGVHSGRDWSAGALITMPNVLWKMEQLRHLYIPKGYIGGIN, translated from the exons GATCAGAGATGGATAAGTTTGCTGTATGTTCAGCTGCTCAAAGAATTGAATATTGGCTTAATATTGATCCTGAACCTTTTTCAAAGGTATCAAAGGAACAATTATCAGATCTTCAAAATGTGCTGCTAAAGATTCAAGACTTGCTCGGAGATAATGAAGTTTGTAGGAATACAGATGAATCTGCTCAAATTGAAGAGGCAGCTAACGATGTTGAAGATGTGTTTGATACCTTTGTTTATAACGCGAGATCCGTCCACAACTCTTTCGGGATAGCAAAGATTGGTGCCTCCATGTTCAATATTCTGATCAGTCCAGACATTTTCAGCTTCAAGATACAATCAATTCAACAGCGCCTCGAAGAAGCAGTGGTCAAGCTCGATGGGAAAGTGAAAGGAGTTGATCTGCGTCATATACATTCAG GTGGCCATGCTCATGAAGGAAAATCAATGTATGGAGATAATGAATACATAGTCGGATTACAAGGAGATATCGAGGAAATGGTTCATCACTTGACCAGCGGAGAAAATGAAGTTGAAGATCCACCCTACTTATTCTTTATAGTTGGAGGCCCAAGTTCAGGCAAAACTACTTTGGCAAGGCAACTTTATAACAACACTTTAGTAAGGCAGCATTTCCACAATTTTATCTGGTTTGGCCAGTCAAAAGTAAACCTGCATACACTTAATTATTTTCAACGCCACGTCCTATTCGAGCTAATAGGAATATCCAATACTAAGAAGGAAGAAACTTGGATTAACGTCATTGGCAAGTGTTTGATAATTCTTGATGAAATCCCATGCAGTATGAGAGAAACTCTTGAAGATTTGTTGCGAACCTTCCCAACAGGACTGAATGGCACGAAGATCATTATCACGGGTAGCAATGAAGAGTACGACATATTTAAGAATGATTTGCGTTGTtatttccatcaatttaagggcaaactcaacaatgaacaagggtGGGATCTGTTATGCCATTTAGCAGCTTCCcgcaaacaaaatataaaaataccaGAGAACTTAGCAAAGAATATGTTGCGCATATGTGAAGGGAAGCCCATAAGTATTAAGCTTTTGAGTGGTGTATTAAGCACCAAGCCCAAAGGGATGGAATTCATCTTAGATAACGATATCAAATTCAAAGATGTGTACGAGTTATGTTATGAGGATTTACATTACCTTTTAAAAGCTTGCTTTCTGTATTTGGGAGTTTTCCCACCAAAACATGAAATTTCTGCGAGCATTTATCAAAGAATGTGGATTGCAGAAGGATTTGTTAGTAATTCTTCTGAAAATGAAGTCATGCAGTACATAGAAGAGTTGAGTCGTCGACACTTGATCCAGGTTACCAAGAGAAACCACAAAGATAGAATTAAGATTTTTCAGGTATCGAATCTGGTTTATGAATTTTGTCTTACAAAAGCACGGGAGGAGaactttcttcatattgaatcTCGTCAATTTCTTAAGTCATCCATCAACTCTCGAAAAATTATCTCTCGTTCCAG GTTGTGCAAGAAAAGCCAAGAATCATATATCAAATCACTTTCACTCTTTCACTACCAAGGAGCAGAAGATAATAGATTTAGGTTCGGAACTATTTACAAGGATTTAAAATTACTAAGAGTCTTGAGTCTTTGGGGTGTTTTCACTTCTGATAATGCCTTGCCTGATATGATAGGAAAGTTGGTACATCTAAGCTATCTTGGAATAAGGAATACCAACATTGATACAATTCCCCAATCTATCGAAAACTTGAAAAAGTTATTGACATTAGACTGGAGAGGAGTACATTCTGGCCGAGATTGGTCTGCGGGAGCCCTAATAACAATGCCAAATGTGCTATGGAAGATGGAGCAACTTAGACATCTTTATATACCAAAAG GATATATTGGAGGCATCAATTAG